In a single window of the Littorina saxatilis isolate snail1 linkage group LG3, US_GU_Lsax_2.0, whole genome shotgun sequence genome:
- the LOC138962153 gene encoding 1-aminocyclopropane-1-carboxylate synthase-like protein 1 isoform X1: MFLMCGAKKEKCVQGVVPVDRQPLVCARALRVLSEPGPLVKYSQKVGGDPYDPDNNPKGYIDLGLAENRLCEELTTQKLRSLNLSREDESSLQYYPNLKGLTSFREILADFLDARFLPRKKINPEELVVASGTTAILDTLAFCLADPGDYFMVPAPYYYRIRNDFEDRARVKVLEVPLSPKAGFELTVKSFEIVYTVAKKQGKNIRGLLLINPNNPLGDVYTAHFLIEVLHFAFKNGLHVISDEIYALSVFDKNSRFRSILSLPFPDPERVHFLWGVSKDMGLSGYRCGVLHTCNKHVLQFATAVGIFHVTPPLMQRRLQHILADDDWLDTIYFPTLHKRLSVMYKAGCAKLSEMGVYVHPAKAGIFIWADFSPFLSEHTFAAEQELFIKFLEARIYVLPGKQSYCPYPGWFRIVFASNQHKVMEGLKRMEKVLKNLPSEKERATGKLD, encoded by the exons ATGTTTCTTATGTGTGGAGCTAAAAAGGAG AAATGTGTGCAGGGGGTGGTGCCAGTGGACAGACAACCGCTAGTGTGCGCACGTGCTCTCCGTGTGTTGAGCGAACCAGGTCCTCTGGTCAAGTACAGCCAGAAGGTGGGCGGGGATCCCTACGACCCCGACAACAACCCCAAG GGTTACATCGATCTGGGATTGGCAGAAAACAGACTTTGTGAGGAACTCACGACACAGAAG CTGCGGTCTCTGAATCTGAGCAGAGAGGATGAATCTTCGCTTCAGTACTACCCAAATCTGAAAGGACTGACCAG TTTTCGTGAGATCTTGGCTGACTTTTTGGACGCTCGGTTTTTGCCGAGAAAGAAAATCAACCCAGAAGAG CTGGTGGTAGCAAGCGGTACTACAGCCATTTTGGACACTCTGGCCTTTTGCCTTGCCGACCCCGGAG ATTATTTCATGGTACCAGCTCCCTACTATTACCGCATCAGAAATGATTTTGAGGACAGGGCAAGAGTCAAAGTACTGGAGGTCCCACTGTCACCAAAG GCTGGGTTTGAACTGACAGTGAAAAGCTTTGAGATTGTGTACACCGTCGCTAAGAAACAG GGGAAGAACATAAGAGGCCTTCTGTTGATCAATCCAAACAATCCGTTGGGTGATGTCTACACCGCTCACTTTCTTATTGAGGTTCTTCACTTTGCCTTCAA AAATGGACTGCATGTGATATCAGATGAAATCTACGCCTTGTCAGTGTTTGACAAAAACAGCCGATTTCGAAGCatcctctccctccctttccctgACCCTGAGCGGGTTCATTTTCTCTGGGGGGTCAGTAAG GACATGGGACTGTCGGGCTACAGGTGTGGTGTTCTGCACACGTGCAACAAGCATGTCCTTCAGTTTGCAACAGCGGTGGGCATCTTTCACGTCACTCCGCCGCTCATGCAGAGACGCCTTCAGCACATCCTGGCTGATGACG ATTGGTTGGACACCATATACTTTCCCACCCTTCACAAGCGACTGTCGGTGATGTACAAAGCTGGCTGTGCCAAGCTGAGTGAGATGGGGGTTTATGTCCATCCTGCAAAGGCTGGCATCTTCATCTGGGCTGATTTCTCACCG TTTCTGTCTGAGCATACCTTCGCCGCTGAACAAGAGCTCTTCATCAAGTTCTTGGAAGCGCGCATCTATGTGTTGCCAGGGAAACAGAGTTACTGTCCCTACCCTGGCTGGTTCCGCATCGTCTTCGCTTCCAACCAACACAAAGTCATGGAGG gTCTGAAGAGAATGGAGAAAGTGTTGAAAAATCTGCCTTCTGAAAAGGAGAGGGCAACTGGAAAACTAGACTGA
- the LOC138962154 gene encoding phosphatidylinositol glycan anchor biosynthesis class U protein-like gives MATPVLIFCGISGTLLRILLFYTGIPAWLRERKEVVTPLTSWERVLEGISLQKRFISPYSGDIFHETPLLLRCLRLAEHIPGGSQTIFIVVDIVIGILLHKIANEFSRSEYNRQNRELSKYSPKAKSLLISGRDIVNLPIAVSVVHFFGPYSIATCLAQSTGVFTNLAVLFCWLYTLKGNVLLSCLSLAVAAYQSLYPAVFIIPVATHLFLTSNPKPDSFTSKAAIQNYTRTVLVFAVCLAGLLGASFSLEGSWAFLRSTYGFILGVPDLTPNVGVFWYFFTEMFEHFRIFFVCVFQINTFIYSIPLAIKLRERPLFQLYVAMFLVSIFKSYPSYADTALYLSLLPLWRHVFGYLRNMMVVSVMYMVVAVVAPILWHLWIYAASANANFYFAITLTFSTAQIFLLTDLLYAFLRYEYDLKHGIEHFLPNGKKTSVMLD, from the coding sequence ATGGCGACACCGGTGTTGATTTTCTGCGGAATCTCCGGCACTCTTCTGCGCATTTTGCTCTTTTACACCGGAATTCCAGCATGGCTGCGTGAGAGGAAGGAAGTCGTCACTCCTCTCACTTCATGGGAACGCGTGTTGGAAGGTATTTCGCTTCAGAAGCGGTTCATATCGCCGTACTCAGGAGACATTTTTCATGAAACACCACTGCTGCTGCGATGTCTGCGGTTAGCTGAGCACATCCCGGGCGGCTCACAAACGATCTTCATCGTAGTTGACATCGTGATCGGCATCCTTCTGCACAAAATTGCTAACGAATTTTCGAGGTCTGAGTACAACAGACAGAATAGAGAACTGTCCAAATATTCTCCAAAAGCCAAGAGCTTGCTTATTTCAGGAAGAGACATCGTGAACCTGCCCATCGCAGTGTCGGTCGTTCACTTCTTCGGGCCGTACTCTATTGCGACATGCCTCGCGCAATCCACGGGAGTATTCACCAACCTGGCGGTTCTCTTTTGCTGGCTGTACACGCTCAAAGGCAACGTTCTGCTCAGCTGCCTGAGTCTGGCAGTGGCAGCATACCAGTCATTGTATCCTGCAGTCTTCATCATCCCTGTGGCGACACATCTCTTTCTGACTTCGAATCCTAAGCCTGACTCTTTCACCAGCAAAGCTGCCATACAGAACTACACAAGAACTGTACTCGTTTTTGCTGTGTGCCTGGCCGGGCTGCTGGGAGCATCGTTTTCGCTGGAGGGATCGTGGGCGTTTCTTCGTTCCACGTACGGCTTCATCCTTGGTGTCCCTGACCTGACCCCCAATGTCGGCGTCTTCTGGTACTTTTTCACCGAGATGTTTGAACACTTCCGCATCttctttgtgtgcgtgtttcaaATCAACACCTTCATCTACTCCATCCCTCTGGCCATCAAGCTGCGAGAGCGCCCCCTCTTCCAGCTCTACGTAGCGATGTTCTTGGTGAGCATCTTCAAGTCCTATCCAAGCTATGCCGACACTGCGCTCTACCTGTCGCTGCTGCCGCTGTGGAGACACGTGTTCGGCTACCTGCGTAACATGATGGTGGTGTCTGTTATGTACATGGTGGTGGCTGTCGTCGCCCCCATTTTGTGGCACCTGTGGATCTACGCTGCTTCCGCCAACGCTAACTTCTACTTCGCCATCACTCTCACTTTTTCTACTGCGCAGATATTCCTGCTCACAGATCTGCTGTATGCGTTCTTGCGTTACGAGTATGACTTGAAACATGGCATTGAGCACTTCTTGCCTAATGGGAAGAAAACATCTGTCATGCTTGACTGA
- the LOC138962153 gene encoding 1-aminocyclopropane-1-carboxylate synthase-like protein 1 isoform X2: MFLMCGAKKEGVVPVDRQPLVCARALRVLSEPGPLVKYSQKVGGDPYDPDNNPKGYIDLGLAENRLCEELTTQKLRSLNLSREDESSLQYYPNLKGLTSFREILADFLDARFLPRKKINPEELVVASGTTAILDTLAFCLADPGDYFMVPAPYYYRIRNDFEDRARVKVLEVPLSPKAGFELTVKSFEIVYTVAKKQGKNIRGLLLINPNNPLGDVYTAHFLIEVLHFAFKNGLHVISDEIYALSVFDKNSRFRSILSLPFPDPERVHFLWGVSKDMGLSGYRCGVLHTCNKHVLQFATAVGIFHVTPPLMQRRLQHILADDDWLDTIYFPTLHKRLSVMYKAGCAKLSEMGVYVHPAKAGIFIWADFSPFLSEHTFAAEQELFIKFLEARIYVLPGKQSYCPYPGWFRIVFASNQHKVMEGLKRMEKVLKNLPSEKERATGKLD, from the exons ATGTTTCTTATGTGTGGAGCTAAAAAGGAG GGGGTGGTGCCAGTGGACAGACAACCGCTAGTGTGCGCACGTGCTCTCCGTGTGTTGAGCGAACCAGGTCCTCTGGTCAAGTACAGCCAGAAGGTGGGCGGGGATCCCTACGACCCCGACAACAACCCCAAG GGTTACATCGATCTGGGATTGGCAGAAAACAGACTTTGTGAGGAACTCACGACACAGAAG CTGCGGTCTCTGAATCTGAGCAGAGAGGATGAATCTTCGCTTCAGTACTACCCAAATCTGAAAGGACTGACCAG TTTTCGTGAGATCTTGGCTGACTTTTTGGACGCTCGGTTTTTGCCGAGAAAGAAAATCAACCCAGAAGAG CTGGTGGTAGCAAGCGGTACTACAGCCATTTTGGACACTCTGGCCTTTTGCCTTGCCGACCCCGGAG ATTATTTCATGGTACCAGCTCCCTACTATTACCGCATCAGAAATGATTTTGAGGACAGGGCAAGAGTCAAAGTACTGGAGGTCCCACTGTCACCAAAG GCTGGGTTTGAACTGACAGTGAAAAGCTTTGAGATTGTGTACACCGTCGCTAAGAAACAG GGGAAGAACATAAGAGGCCTTCTGTTGATCAATCCAAACAATCCGTTGGGTGATGTCTACACCGCTCACTTTCTTATTGAGGTTCTTCACTTTGCCTTCAA AAATGGACTGCATGTGATATCAGATGAAATCTACGCCTTGTCAGTGTTTGACAAAAACAGCCGATTTCGAAGCatcctctccctccctttccctgACCCTGAGCGGGTTCATTTTCTCTGGGGGGTCAGTAAG GACATGGGACTGTCGGGCTACAGGTGTGGTGTTCTGCACACGTGCAACAAGCATGTCCTTCAGTTTGCAACAGCGGTGGGCATCTTTCACGTCACTCCGCCGCTCATGCAGAGACGCCTTCAGCACATCCTGGCTGATGACG ATTGGTTGGACACCATATACTTTCCCACCCTTCACAAGCGACTGTCGGTGATGTACAAAGCTGGCTGTGCCAAGCTGAGTGAGATGGGGGTTTATGTCCATCCTGCAAAGGCTGGCATCTTCATCTGGGCTGATTTCTCACCG TTTCTGTCTGAGCATACCTTCGCCGCTGAACAAGAGCTCTTCATCAAGTTCTTGGAAGCGCGCATCTATGTGTTGCCAGGGAAACAGAGTTACTGTCCCTACCCTGGCTGGTTCCGCATCGTCTTCGCTTCCAACCAACACAAAGTCATGGAGG gTCTGAAGAGAATGGAGAAAGTGTTGAAAAATCTGCCTTCTGAAAAGGAGAGGGCAACTGGAAAACTAGACTGA